The DNA sequence GCTGCTCGCAAAGGGCTGATCTCCCCACCTTTAACGGCTTCCTTCAGTTCTTCCAATTTGGAGCCTACTTGCCGGTCAGCACTCCATTTCTTGAATAGCTCTTCACGCAAGGCTTCTTCGAACCAATTCAGATCCTGCGCTTGACGGAGCTTTTGCAGGCTTCCATCAGACCCAAGGTGTTCCCAATGCTCCTGAATAGCACTCTCCACCTGGTCCATGCCACGTCCGGTCAATGAAGAGACCGACCATACTCCTGGATTCCAGCCTGTATCGGTACTTCCCAGAAGATGCAATGCCGAACGATAGTCACTGATCGCCTCTCTCGCCTCAGCATCTGACTCTTCTTCCACTTTGTTGATCAATAGGATATCGGCCATCTCCATGATGCCCCGTTTGATCCCTTGCAATTCATCGCCTGCTCCCGCCAACATGAGCAACACGAAGGTGTCCACCATCATACGTACCTGGGTCTCACTCTGTCCCACGCCTACGGTTTCAATAAGTATGCGGTCGAATCCAGCTGCTTCACATAAAATGATGCTTTCCCTTGTTTTTCGTGCCACACCACCTAATGTATTAGAGGCAGCAGAAGGTCGAATGAATGAATGGGGATGGGAGGCTAATTTCTCCATACGGGTCTTATCTCCGAGTATGGCTCCACCCGTACGTAAACTCGATGGATCGATAGCCAATACTGCAACGCGATGACCCGCCTCGCAATATCTGAGCCCGAGGCTTTCGATGAAGGTGGATTTACCTACACCAGGTACACCTGTTATCCCCAATCGGTGGCTTTTTCCAGAGAACTCAGCACATTGGTCCATCAAACTATCAGCGGCCATCATGTCCTTTTCCAGAGTGCTCTCGATCAAGGTGATGCCTCTGCTCAGCGAACGGATGTCTCCCTGAGTGATTCCTTCATAAAGCTCCCTTGCGAGTGGATCGGTGGTCATGGATACCGGTAGAATGATGGATTCAAAGATGCTCGTTCACATAGTCGACTATGCGTTCTATCAGATGCACTCGATCGGGACCTCTGACATTGTGCTTATGTCCCGGATAGATGAATGTGTCCACCTGCTTGTCTGCATTGATGAAGGCATTCATCATGACCATATAGTGCTGAGGCACTACGATATCATCTGAAGTGTTGTGGATCAGCAGCAGGTCGCCTTCCAATTTATCGGCCAAACTTGATAGTCGGGTCGTCTCATATCCGGATGGATTGTCTGCAGGTGAATCCATGTACCGCTCGGTGTACATGACTTCATAAAAACGCCAATCGGTCACTGCTCCTCCGGCCACTCCTACTTTGAATGCATCTGGCTGACGCAGCATGAGATTGAGGGTCATGT is a window from the Flavobacteriales bacterium genome containing:
- the meaB gene encoding methylmalonyl Co-A mutase-associated GTPase MeaB; the protein is MTTDPLARELYEGITQGDIRSLSRGITLIESTLEKDMMAADSLMDQCAEFSGKSHRLGITGVPGVGKSTFIESLGLRYCEAGHRVAVLAIDPSSLRTGGAILGDKTRMEKLASHPHSFIRPSAASNTLGGVARKTRESIILCEAAGFDRILIETVGVGQSETQVRMMVDTFVLLMLAGAGDELQGIKRGIMEMADILLINKVEEESDAEAREAISDYRSALHLLGSTDTGWNPGVWSVSSLTGRGMDQVESAIQEHWEHLGSDGSLQKLRQAQDLNWFEEALREELFKKWSADRQVGSKLEELKEAVKGGEISPLRAARKATSD